From a region of the Candidatus Amarolinea dominans genome:
- a CDS encoding NAD(P)-binding domain-containing protein, with translation MKIGILGSGMVGKALAAKLTEQGQDVMVSSRSPEKVAAWAADAGVKVGSLSETAAHGEIMINATKGDASVDALRAAGEANLADKILMDIANPLDFSRGMPPTLWVSNTDSLGEQIQRAFPQVKVVKTLNTLNANLMVNPGGLGGGDHTIFVSGNDAAAKAEVSRLLAEWFGWRDIIDLGDITTARGTEELLPVWVRLMMMFGHANFQFKIVR, from the coding sequence ATGAAGATCGGAATTCTCGGTTCGGGTATGGTGGGGAAGGCGTTGGCGGCGAAGCTGACGGAGCAGGGGCAGGATGTGATGGTCAGCTCACGCAGCCCGGAGAAGGTAGCCGCGTGGGCGGCGGACGCGGGGGTCAAGGTCGGTTCCCTCAGCGAAACGGCTGCGCACGGGGAGATCATGATCAACGCGACCAAAGGTGATGCGTCGGTGGACGCGCTGCGGGCCGCGGGCGAGGCCAATCTGGCCGACAAAATCCTGATGGACATCGCCAATCCGCTCGACTTCTCACGCGGGATGCCGCCCACGCTGTGGGTGTCCAACACCGACTCGCTGGGCGAGCAGATTCAGCGGGCCTTCCCACAGGTGAAGGTGGTCAAGACTCTCAACACCCTCAACGCCAACCTGATGGTCAACCCAGGCGGACTGGGCGGCGGTGATCACACCATTTTCGTCAGCGGGAACGACGCCGCGGCGAAGGCCGAGGTCAGCCGCCTGCTGGCCGAGTGGTTCGGCTGGCGCGACATCATTGACCTGGGCGACATCACCACCGCCCGCGGCACCGAAGAGCTGCTGCCGGTCTGGGTCCGCCTGATGATGATGTTCGGCCACGCCAACTTCCAGTTCAAGATCGTGAGGTAG
- a CDS encoding isopeptide-forming domain-containing fimbrial protein, whose product MVDANNWDRASDFDTAAEFPVGIQTYVVGGTNNGGRTFAQTVSVTTINSSVPGWTVVDQVTAFDLVLTDALPPGVLFQSVTIVTPDLPAGQTFTANGPFTGGSVTVPTVDTNGTITVNLDKLAPESKISGTPTDVTITVNGIVSSSAAARQEIVNTARLSYTGLPGDKGTASNPTGTDPTSSSSVDASGGQYGERNGSGVTATDNTLVNYGASIRNSYSVASTVITSLDRPSVSKSFKDGTLTNDDTSLAATSGANLTIGEQATFDILVTLPEGSTPDMVVSDVLPDGLRLDSYAVITLASGSGRLSQDFVGTLTNNPPSVSPALPVTGAGAASFSFGNSVATADGVAGNNAFVLRVTATVLNILGNQNGVTRTNSATVRFDDPAIADRTVTSTGGDPTITVVEPILALTKQQISVAPTPAQVGSVVTYRVTVAHGAGSAAPAYDVRITDALPAGLTLNLGSVSVTLNGSASGAVNNSAGNAIDVSVDAIPNDGSNVVIEYQATVNGNADVTVTNSADALWTTLPGASTDERGEGDGNPDGAELLGSGALNDYEVVGSSNLSVPLDMGDLPDSYGTTTANGGARHLPNGLTLGSSIDQETNGQPNASATGDGADENGVSASSPSANWGGGTGAFLVTVNGGPGCLNAWMDFTNDSGSGVGASFADGNFTKTGGYDTYSSFSEHLVQNQLLTNGVTDVTFSVPTSLLGGGSTSYYFRFRLSPTDGNGQCTVPVGPTGLVSGGEVEDYQVTFPPLAATLNSFSAEAQGDRIMVIWETVSELDNIGFNLYRSDSATGALNLLAFVPSQGPGSSQGFAYSYDDLDVQIGQTYWYWLEDISVSGVTTLHGPVSATLQQPTAVTLGEWQAGTSQPALLAALLAVAVGLAIVLGTHGVNRRESVFFNIERFDVELKN is encoded by the coding sequence GTGGTAGACGCCAACAACTGGGATCGTGCCAGCGACTTCGACACGGCTGCGGAGTTCCCGGTCGGAATCCAGACCTACGTGGTGGGGGGGACCAACAACGGCGGCCGGACGTTTGCGCAGACCGTGTCGGTAACCACCATCAACAGCAGTGTCCCGGGGTGGACTGTCGTTGATCAGGTTACCGCCTTCGATCTGGTGCTAACCGACGCGCTGCCACCTGGCGTGCTGTTCCAGAGTGTCACCATCGTCACGCCGGACCTGCCGGCCGGCCAGACCTTCACCGCCAACGGCCCGTTCACCGGCGGCTCGGTCACCGTTCCTACGGTTGATACGAATGGCACGATCACCGTCAACCTGGACAAGCTTGCGCCGGAGTCGAAGATCAGCGGCACGCCCACGGATGTGACCATCACCGTCAACGGCATCGTCAGCAGCTCCGCTGCCGCCCGCCAGGAAATCGTCAACACCGCCCGGCTCAGCTACACGGGCCTGCCGGGGGACAAGGGCACAGCATCGAACCCCACCGGCACTGATCCGACTTCCAGTAGTTCGGTGGACGCTTCCGGCGGCCAGTACGGCGAGCGCAACGGCAGCGGGGTGACGGCAACGGACAACACGCTAGTTAACTACGGCGCCTCCATTCGCAACAGTTACAGTGTAGCCTCCACCGTCATCACGTCGCTCGATCGGCCCAGCGTCAGCAAGTCCTTCAAGGACGGCACTCTGACCAACGACGATACCAGCCTGGCTGCCACCAGCGGCGCCAATCTGACGATCGGAGAACAGGCGACTTTTGACATCCTGGTCACCCTCCCCGAAGGCTCGACGCCAGATATGGTCGTCAGCGACGTACTGCCCGACGGTTTGCGCCTGGACAGCTACGCCGTGATCACCCTGGCCTCCGGCAGCGGCCGGCTCAGCCAGGACTTCGTGGGTACGCTGACCAACAACCCGCCCTCGGTCTCCCCGGCCCTACCTGTGACTGGCGCCGGCGCCGCTTCCTTCAGTTTCGGCAACAGCGTCGCTACCGCTGATGGCGTTGCTGGCAACAACGCCTTTGTCCTGCGTGTCACGGCCACTGTTCTGAACATCCTGGGCAACCAGAATGGCGTCACCCGGACGAACAGCGCCACCGTGCGTTTCGACGACCCCGCCATCGCCGACCGCACCGTGACCAGCACCGGCGGCGATCCCACCATCACCGTGGTCGAACCGATCCTGGCCCTGACCAAGCAGCAGATCTCAGTCGCGCCAACACCGGCGCAGGTCGGTAGCGTCGTCACCTACCGCGTGACTGTGGCCCACGGCGCGGGCAGCGCCGCGCCCGCCTACGACGTGCGCATCACCGACGCCTTGCCCGCCGGTCTGACGCTCAACCTCGGTTCGGTGAGCGTGACGCTCAACGGCAGCGCCTCCGGCGCCGTCAACAACTCGGCAGGCAATGCCATTGACGTCAGCGTAGACGCGATTCCGAACGATGGCAGCAACGTGGTGATCGAATACCAGGCCACGGTCAACGGCAACGCTGATGTCACCGTGACCAATAGCGCCGATGCTCTCTGGACCACGTTGCCCGGCGCCAGCACCGACGAACGCGGCGAGGGCGACGGCAACCCCGACGGCGCTGAGCTGCTGGGCAGCGGCGCGCTGAACGATTATGAAGTCGTTGGCAGCAGCAACCTGAGCGTGCCGCTGGACATGGGCGATCTGCCCGACAGTTACGGGACGACGACCGCCAATGGCGGCGCTCGCCATCTCCCCAACGGCCTGACCCTGGGCAGCAGCATTGACCAGGAAACCAACGGCCAGCCGAACGCCAGCGCAACCGGCGACGGCGCGGACGAGAACGGCGTCAGCGCCAGCAGCCCTTCGGCCAACTGGGGCGGCGGAACCGGGGCTTTCCTGGTGACGGTCAACGGCGGCCCTGGCTGCCTCAACGCCTGGATGGACTTTACCAACGACAGCGGATCGGGGGTTGGCGCCAGTTTCGCCGACGGCAACTTCACCAAGACCGGCGGTTACGACACCTATTCGAGTTTCTCGGAACACCTCGTGCAGAACCAGTTGCTGACCAACGGCGTGACCGACGTGACTTTCTCTGTTCCGACCAGCCTGCTCGGGGGCGGCAGCACCAGCTACTACTTCCGCTTCCGCCTCAGCCCAACCGACGGCAACGGGCAATGCACGGTCCCGGTTGGCCCAACAGGCCTGGTTTCGGGCGGCGAGGTGGAGGACTACCAGGTCACCTTCCCGCCGTTGGCCGCAACGCTGAACAGTTTTAGCGCCGAAGCGCAAGGCGACCGCATCATGGTCATCTGGGAGACGGTGAGCGAGCTGGACAATATCGGCTTCAACCTCTATCGCAGCGACAGCGCAACAGGCGCCCTGAACCTGTTGGCCTTTGTGCCGTCGCAGGGGCCTGGCAGCTCCCAGGGCTTCGCCTACTCCTACGATGATCTGGACGTACAGATTGGACAAACCTACTGGTACTGGTTGGAGGACATCAGCGTGAGCGGCGTCACCACACTGCATGGGCCGGTCAGCGCCACGCTGCAGCAGCCAACTGCTGTGACGCTTGGGGAGTGGCAGGCAGGGACGTCGCAGCCCGCCCTGCTGGCGGCGCTGCTGGCCGTTGCAGTCGGGTTGGCGATCGTCCTGGGCACTCACGGAGTCAATCGCCGCGAGTCGGTATTTTTCAATATCGAAAGATTTGATGTAGAATTGAAAAATTGA
- a CDS encoding isopeptide-forming domain-containing fimbrial protein, with translation MFYRRMQANQAYLVLVSLLVVLLTLVAPAAPGLAATANAERFAAPQAVTPVASLTVPSTTMISEGFSFTAAFDNTGTGAEVGYGPYVDLFLPIGGVDATSNSGPNDGVTFTSATYLGIAVNSVTQTCAPDGTLTHPLTGLSVTCPALPGNFDTSFTWQFINLELPFGSFAADQPAADITVTANLSNYADLSTALPIKARGGFRYGADPLDNPTTDPPIIQASLTSADVTPTLIKLMKTYHGPEDETATGPNFPREYTVAVDIADGQTVTNLDISDYLPGNLQFVQVVSTSPTATCGTLPGATTPGGNLVCTFASVTGTTGTSDATVRFRFYVPLNDAGSNPVINASTGDDVQCINQAGALGDWTPLDPRDLGGVDNASAGGSGDPPEHILGCKSIAIQKGVANLTDSTNSPGDVLEYTLNFQVSDFFAFQNVIIDDLASDGQHFQSSFAPTLQVNGNDFTLAAASMDGGNVNIVCNYTGGPGAECDSDNGAANDGTTAIAFDISAEVTRGRPDGKLLGGCVPTAGGSDYDCDPFDNGATTATLKFRTVILDAYTDDYPSGDPSVDQGDILNNDVTISGDVLNNADLIPTGNSEADTSAAGLNIAQGSLEKTIYAKNGVACAPQPCSAVQGTPGDTITYRLRYTHPTSDFEQFSMEDFVPLPVFSATEVTSLSNTVCGTPAAGAACLGPADTYHLLSGAVTPAMTTNAANNTVKFTYGNFDDPTNPTSVVDILFTVTIEGDPFADGLYLTNQARSTEGTTQTTVRTADAIVQFQIFEPVLGIRKGVIATDKATATFSPATVAPTNVSVSAPGSACPRLSGSGLPVTSSNLGTTFTSDLSGLDAGDLATFVIVVENTGRGPNGAFDVRIKDDLPAGFVAPAGGINLCATDGTGALFSVTDLGGGLLSTGIELIDPGPTNPAAGALDRGKLADGTTVTDGRNIVILTFDLQLDSSVRPNQAIDNTATLFKYAGQEGGADFTATDRTDSAQVKISPPAFAKALTGTEVTDGDNGATQAVIGELITYELTVTIPEGVTPSAQIADTLATGLAFVDITSVTLSPGVSTANAIGTGANPANVAVAGGGGSFTVNFGNTTNANTDNGVAETIVIVFRAAVLNLAGNQAGTTLGNAATFSYDTGPSLPATAANVTLVEPRVLAGKEVSNDGTTWSASLNTGDASAPLYYRVRLSNGGAALAPNADVATTAELANFTSSGSIPGRFTSVPSPMDGVALAVGQRVLVKNQTTASQNGIYSITATSSGTFTLNRATDADTAAELYRSRLVKVGSGTANGGQVFELTSTVATLNTDAVVWTSMTSGALTAFDVTLNDPLPAVYASVALNNPVTTAGFGATPAPTFADFEIVGGVLRTKAGVSFDMPTGSSVELVLSGTLSNGVNPQQNLDNIATVLWTSLNDDKSSADTPTQRSVHNASSTERTGADGVGGALNDYAAKGSANAVSSAPILSKLIVATSESHTLENKVLADFTGTGFTSLAGTWASAQTILPEFVRIGSPATGTGGSGTLTFGSAQDLRGYSALGVAVRAAAGNAATTMRLTLTDSDGTTARFDVTMSSLTVGAPGFTQLTSVALTVPSAAPTGGNGVLNLEAIVSIQVAGSANNAVRWDIDRIVALRTLAVPGEIVRYRLTVELPEGTSPDFMVQDNLPPGMRFINDSTVRVAFVANGGGIASTTAGTGNATVPAVTDTGTALNLSGNGDTVSSFSLAVGSVNGLPIGEGTGFDSTVSSSRTDARVTADTYIDGTDPIFRLGTLVNSDNDADAEYVVIEFNALVTNDRDNTSPDNGSAQQAGVSLDNTFQTAINSSTSNTQVGSTSSANDFSRVVIVEPQINNLSKAITTAPVDAGDPIAYQIEFSNNTAHPAQYAPQVRAATTAAFSATFSPTGGMGGAGRFTGAPASVDGVTLAEGDRVLVNNQSSASQNGIYKVVDSLNGIWDRATDFDAAAEMNLGYRAFVASGTANGGRTFALDAAVTTINTSAISFSAVSANPAVQAATTGVLPGTYTFNATGGTGGTGRLTWTASPPATIDGVTLSPGTRILVKDQNSTAPSAQVQRGCTWW, from the coding sequence ATGTTTTACCGCCGAATGCAGGCCAATCAGGCCTACCTTGTGCTTGTGTCTTTGTTGGTTGTCTTGTTGACCCTCGTCGCGCCGGCTGCACCGGGCCTCGCGGCGACTGCCAACGCCGAACGTTTTGCGGCCCCGCAGGCCGTTACGCCTGTCGCCTCTCTGACCGTTCCCTCCACCACGATGATTAGTGAAGGCTTCAGCTTCACGGCCGCCTTCGATAACACCGGTACGGGCGCCGAGGTTGGCTATGGCCCCTATGTGGACCTGTTCCTGCCCATTGGCGGCGTGGACGCCACCAGCAACAGCGGGCCGAACGATGGCGTCACGTTCACCAGCGCGACCTACCTGGGTATAGCCGTGAATTCTGTCACGCAGACCTGCGCACCGGACGGAACCCTCACCCACCCGCTGACCGGCCTCTCGGTGACCTGCCCGGCCTTGCCGGGTAACTTCGATACCTCTTTCACCTGGCAGTTTATCAACCTGGAACTGCCTTTCGGCTCCTTTGCGGCTGACCAGCCGGCGGCAGACATCACAGTGACCGCCAATCTCAGCAATTACGCCGATCTGAGCACGGCGCTGCCGATCAAGGCACGCGGCGGCTTTCGCTACGGCGCCGATCCGCTGGACAACCCAACCACCGACCCGCCCATCATCCAGGCGAGCCTGACCAGCGCCGACGTCACGCCCACCCTGATCAAGCTGATGAAAACCTACCACGGCCCGGAGGATGAGACCGCCACCGGCCCCAACTTCCCGCGCGAGTACACGGTGGCCGTGGATATTGCCGATGGGCAAACGGTGACCAACCTGGACATCAGTGACTACCTGCCCGGCAACTTACAGTTCGTCCAGGTGGTCAGCACCAGCCCGACCGCCACCTGCGGCACGCTGCCCGGCGCCACCACGCCCGGCGGCAATCTGGTTTGCACCTTCGCTTCGGTGACCGGCACGACGGGCACATCCGACGCCACGGTGCGTTTCCGTTTCTACGTGCCTCTCAACGATGCGGGTAGCAATCCAGTCATCAACGCCAGCACCGGCGACGATGTGCAGTGCATCAATCAGGCCGGCGCGCTGGGCGATTGGACGCCGCTCGATCCGCGCGACCTGGGGGGAGTGGATAACGCGTCAGCGGGCGGCAGCGGCGATCCGCCCGAACACATCCTGGGTTGCAAGTCTATCGCCATCCAGAAGGGCGTGGCCAACCTCACCGACAGCACCAACTCGCCCGGCGATGTGCTCGAGTACACTCTCAACTTCCAGGTGTCCGACTTCTTCGCCTTCCAGAACGTAATCATTGACGATCTGGCGTCCGACGGCCAGCACTTCCAGTCCAGCTTTGCGCCGACCCTCCAGGTAAACGGCAACGACTTCACGCTGGCCGCGGCGAGCATGGACGGCGGCAACGTGAACATCGTCTGCAACTACACCGGCGGGCCGGGCGCGGAGTGCGACAGCGACAACGGCGCCGCCAACGACGGTACGACCGCCATCGCCTTCGACATCTCCGCCGAAGTGACGCGCGGCCGACCGGATGGCAAGCTACTGGGCGGCTGCGTCCCCACGGCGGGCGGCAGCGACTACGACTGCGATCCCTTCGACAACGGCGCGACGACAGCTACGCTCAAATTCCGCACCGTCATCCTGGACGCCTACACCGACGACTACCCCTCCGGCGATCCGAGCGTGGACCAGGGCGATATCCTGAACAACGATGTGACCATCAGCGGCGATGTGTTGAACAACGCCGACCTGATCCCCACCGGCAACAGCGAGGCCGACACCAGCGCGGCCGGGCTAAACATCGCCCAGGGCAGCCTGGAAAAGACGATCTACGCCAAGAACGGCGTTGCCTGTGCGCCGCAGCCGTGCAGTGCAGTCCAGGGGACGCCGGGCGATACCATCACCTATCGCCTGCGGTACACACATCCAACCAGCGACTTCGAGCAGTTCAGCATGGAAGACTTCGTGCCGCTGCCGGTCTTCAGCGCCACAGAGGTAACCTCCTTAAGCAACACGGTCTGCGGCACGCCGGCGGCCGGCGCGGCCTGCCTGGGGCCAGCCGACACCTATCATCTCCTGAGCGGCGCGGTGACCCCCGCCATGACCACTAATGCGGCCAACAACACGGTCAAGTTCACCTACGGAAATTTCGACGATCCGACCAACCCCACCAGCGTTGTGGACATCCTGTTCACGGTGACGATCGAGGGCGATCCTTTCGCCGACGGGCTGTACCTGACCAACCAGGCGCGCTCGACTGAGGGCACCACGCAAACCACCGTGCGCACCGCTGACGCCATCGTGCAGTTCCAGATCTTCGAGCCGGTGCTTGGGATTCGCAAGGGCGTCATTGCGACGGACAAGGCCACCGCGACGTTCAGCCCAGCGACCGTTGCACCTACCAACGTCTCCGTCTCGGCGCCTGGTTCCGCCTGTCCGCGTCTGAGTGGCAGCGGCCTGCCGGTCACTTCAAGTAACCTGGGCACAACGTTTACCAGCGACCTCAGCGGCCTGGATGCCGGCGACCTGGCGACCTTTGTCATCGTTGTGGAAAACACCGGCCGCGGTCCCAACGGCGCCTTCGATGTGCGCATCAAGGACGATTTACCGGCCGGTTTTGTGGCGCCGGCAGGAGGCATCAATCTGTGCGCCACCGACGGCACGGGCGCCCTGTTCAGCGTCACCGACCTGGGCGGCGGCCTCCTGAGCACAGGCATCGAGTTGATTGACCCCGGGCCGACCAACCCGGCGGCCGGCGCTCTCGACCGCGGCAAACTGGCCGATGGCACGACTGTGACCGATGGTCGCAATATCGTCATCTTGACCTTCGACCTGCAATTGGACAGCTCGGTGCGGCCCAATCAGGCCATAGACAACACCGCCACCCTCTTCAAGTACGCGGGTCAGGAGGGGGGGGCCGATTTCACCGCCACCGATCGCACCGACAGCGCCCAGGTCAAGATTTCGCCGCCGGCATTCGCCAAGGCGCTCACCGGCACTGAGGTCACCGACGGCGACAACGGCGCCACCCAAGCCGTGATCGGCGAACTGATCACTTACGAGCTCACCGTCACGATCCCGGAAGGCGTCACGCCCTCAGCGCAAATCGCCGACACCCTCGCCACCGGTTTGGCGTTCGTCGATATCACCAGCGTCACGCTCTCGCCGGGAGTGAGCACCGCCAACGCCATCGGCACGGGCGCCAACCCGGCCAACGTCGCCGTGGCCGGCGGTGGCGGCTCGTTCACCGTCAACTTCGGCAACACCACGAACGCGAACACCGACAACGGCGTCGCCGAGACCATCGTCATCGTCTTCCGTGCGGCCGTCCTGAACCTCGCAGGCAATCAAGCGGGCACGACGCTCGGCAACGCCGCCACGTTCAGTTACGACACGGGCCCGAGCCTGCCCGCCACGGCCGCCAACGTCACCCTGGTCGAACCCCGCGTCCTCGCCGGCAAGGAGGTTTCGAACGACGGCACAACCTGGTCCGCCAGCCTCAACACCGGCGACGCTTCCGCGCCCCTCTACTACCGTGTTCGCCTTAGCAACGGCGGCGCCGCGCTCGCCCCGAACGCGGACGTCGCCACCACCGCGGAGTTGGCCAACTTCACCTCGAGCGGGTCGATCCCGGGCCGGTTTACCTCAGTGCCATCGCCGATGGACGGGGTGGCGCTGGCCGTCGGCCAACGGGTGCTCGTGAAGAACCAAACCACTGCCAGCCAGAACGGCATCTACAGCATCACGGCGACGTCCAGCGGCACCTTCACGCTCAACCGCGCCACCGACGCAGACACCGCCGCCGAACTGTACCGCAGCCGCCTGGTCAAGGTCGGCAGCGGCACGGCCAACGGCGGACAAGTGTTTGAGTTGACCAGCACGGTTGCCACGCTGAACACCGACGCGGTCGTCTGGACCAGCATGACTTCCGGCGCCCTGACAGCGTTCGACGTCACGCTCAACGACCCGCTGCCGGCCGTTTACGCGTCCGTGGCACTCAACAACCCTGTGACCACCGCCGGCTTCGGCGCCACGCCGGCGCCGACCTTCGCCGACTTCGAGATCGTCGGTGGCGTCCTGCGCACGAAGGCCGGGGTTTCCTTCGACATGCCCACCGGCAGTTCCGTCGAACTGGTGCTCTCCGGCACGTTGTCCAACGGCGTCAACCCGCAGCAGAACCTCGACAACATCGCCACCGTTCTCTGGACTTCGCTCAACGACGACAAGTCCAGCGCCGATACCCCAACCCAGCGTTCGGTCCACAACGCCAGTTCGACCGAGCGCACTGGCGCGGACGGCGTGGGCGGAGCGTTGAACGACTACGCGGCCAAAGGCTCCGCCAACGCCGTGTCGTCGGCCCCGATCCTCAGCAAGTTGATCGTCGCGACTTCGGAAAGCCACACCCTCGAAAACAAGGTGTTGGCGGACTTCACGGGCACGGGCTTCACCAGCTTGGCCGGCACTTGGGCGTCCGCGCAGACGATTCTGCCGGAGTTCGTGCGCATCGGCAGCCCGGCCACGGGCACGGGTGGCAGCGGCACACTCACCTTCGGTTCCGCTCAGGACCTCCGTGGCTACAGCGCGCTCGGCGTCGCCGTCCGCGCGGCCGCCGGCAATGCCGCCACCACGATGCGACTGACGCTCACCGACAGCGACGGCACCACGGCGCGCTTCGATGTCACCATGTCGAGCCTGACGGTTGGCGCTCCCGGTTTCACGCAATTGACCTCGGTGGCCCTCACGGTGCCATCTGCCGCACCGACGGGCGGCAACGGCGTGCTCAACCTCGAAGCGATCGTCTCGATCCAAGTGGCCGGGAGCGCCAACAATGCCGTCCGCTGGGACATTGACCGCATCGTCGCCCTGCGCACGCTGGCCGTGCCCGGCGAGATCGTGCGGTATCGGCTAACGGTCGAATTACCTGAGGGCACTTCGCCCGATTTCATGGTGCAGGACAACCTGCCGCCCGGCATGCGCTTCATCAACGACAGCACCGTGCGCGTGGCTTTCGTCGCCAACGGCGGCGGCATCGCCTCGACGACTGCGGGAACCGGCAACGCGACGGTACCAGCCGTCACCGACACCGGCACGGCGTTGAACCTGAGCGGCAACGGCGACACGGTGTCTTCCTTCAGCCTTGCCGTCGGCAGCGTCAACGGCTTGCCCATCGGCGAAGGCACGGGTTTCGATTCCACCGTGTCGAGCAGCCGCACCGACGCCCGCGTGACGGCCGATACCTATATTGACGGCACGGATCCGATCTTCCGCCTCGGCACGCTCGTCAACAGCGACAACGATGCCGATGCCGAGTATGTCGTGATCGAGTTCAATGCCTTGGTCACAAACGACCGCGACAACACTTCACCCGACAACGGCAGCGCTCAACAGGCCGGCGTCAGTCTCGACAACACCTTCCAGACCGCCATCAACAGCAGCACAAGCAATACTCAGGTCGGGTCCACCAGCTCAGCCAACGATTTCAGCCGCGTCGTCATCGTCGAGCCGCAGATCAACAATCTCAGCAAGGCCATCACGACGGCGCCGGTGGATGCTGGCGACCCGATCGCCTACCAGATCGAGTTCTCGAATAACACGGCGCACCCGGCCCAGTACGCCCCGCAGGTGCGGGCCGCGACCACGGCCGCGTTCAGCGCCACGTTCAGTCCCACCGGCGGCATGGGCGGCGCGGGTCGCTTCACCGGCGCGCCCGCCAGTGTGGACGGCGTGACGCTGGCCGAGGGCGACCGCGTGTTGGTCAATAACCAGTCGAGCGCCAGCCAGAACGGCATCTACAAAGTGGTGGACAGTCTCAACGGCATCTGGGATCGCGCAACGGATTTCGACGCTGCGGCCGAGATGAACCTCGGCTACCGCGCCTTCGTTGCCTCGGGCACGGCCAACGGCGGCAGGACTTTTGCTCTGGATGCTGCCGTCACCACGATCAACACCAGTGCGATCAGCTTCTCTGCAGTGTCCGCCAATCCAGCGGTCCAGGCGGCGACAACCGGCGTACTGCCCGGCACGTACACCTTCAACGCGACGGGTGGCACAGGCGGCACGGGCCGGCTCACCTGGACCGCAAGCCCTCCGGCGACCATTGACGGTGTGACCTTGTCTCCAGGCACGCGTATCCTCGTCAAGGACCAGAACAGTACCGCGCCATCGGCGCAGGTCCAGCGCGGGTGTACGTGGTGGTAG
- a CDS encoding SMP-30/gluconolactonase/LRE family protein, producing MLLVVIALGFAGSGLAQAVQIGDIDVLATVPATPGFPEGVVAHGSSVFVSGPARFGTAGTGPSAIQVFDRRTGTLKQTILVTGENLAFEHALSNMAWGGAGRLFALSTQLGLIYFTKQGLDYAQVGYGDPVPDLPICPFSGSCSPTAFDMPPIVNDVVFDPQGYAYVTDSLQATIWRYAPGGGAAQIWFQSAQFEGGGPIPFGANGIRLNRERTHVYVAISSSAANPAQGTIYRLPLVDQPTEADLAVIHTYIAGEMPDQLAFDSVGNLYVSLALSNQISVLAANGTETVRYASAPGDAIPLDNPAGIAFDARTRSLLIVNHALLSGDPNHFAVLRMFVDDPGAQLFDPDSSETEFGE from the coding sequence ATGCTCTTGGTGGTGATCGCCTTAGGATTTGCTGGCTCTGGCCTGGCGCAGGCTGTGCAAATCGGCGATATTGATGTCTTGGCCACTGTACCCGCAACGCCAGGCTTTCCAGAAGGCGTCGTTGCGCATGGCAGCTCTGTCTTCGTATCAGGCCCGGCGCGCTTCGGCACGGCCGGCACCGGCCCTTCGGCGATCCAGGTCTTCGACCGACGAACGGGTACACTCAAGCAGACTATTCTGGTCACGGGCGAGAACCTGGCGTTCGAACACGCGTTGAGTAACATGGCATGGGGCGGCGCTGGCCGGCTCTTCGCCTTGAGCACGCAGCTTGGCTTGATCTATTTCACCAAGCAGGGCCTGGATTACGCCCAGGTAGGTTATGGCGATCCGGTCCCCGATCTGCCGATCTGCCCGTTCAGCGGCTCCTGTTCGCCGACCGCGTTCGACATGCCGCCCATTGTCAATGACGTTGTCTTCGATCCGCAAGGCTACGCGTACGTGACCGATTCGCTGCAGGCCACCATTTGGCGCTATGCGCCCGGCGGCGGCGCGGCGCAGATCTGGTTCCAGAGCGCGCAGTTCGAGGGCGGCGGCCCCATCCCCTTCGGCGCCAACGGCATCCGCCTGAATCGCGAGCGCACCCATGTCTACGTGGCGATCTCCTCCTCGGCGGCCAATCCAGCCCAGGGCACTATCTACCGGCTGCCGTTGGTGGATCAGCCCACTGAGGCCGACCTGGCAGTCATCCACACCTACATCGCCGGCGAGATGCCCGATCAACTGGCGTTCGACTCCGTGGGCAACCTGTATGTTTCGCTGGCGCTCTCGAATCAGATTTCGGTGCTGGCGGCGAACGGCACGGAGACGGTTCGATATGCCAGCGCGCCGGGCGACGCCATCCCGCTCGACAACCCGGCCGGCATCGCCTTCGACGCACGCACCCGCTCGCTGTTGATCGTCAACCACGCCTTGCTGAGCGGCGACCCCAATCATTTCGCCGTCCTGCGGATGTTCGTTGACGACCCCGGCGCACAGCTTTTCGATCCGGATTCGTCTGAGACAGAATTCGGAGAGTAG